From Pseudomonas putida, one genomic window encodes:
- a CDS encoding type VI lipase adapter Tla3 domain-containing protein has translation MKIHQPSPKTRPNLKPYQMIAGVLIVLWLSFIWIVQLKAQETGMVLRDMKPVMAWGIAAIVGPLLVIFGTHWWGNVLASEKAELANYRKQIEAKNAEQQATQARTYALEIRGVGLGIYTDGQSKIWQFIKKKNDNFSSIYSQDAKDYNPSLTSRRNSAGIKVRIAFKNSAGESVAYWPIPVFALGPPDPYASGFSASGLISSGRNAATLGVTQFLWQDDESTAHAQGMIERLFTFFDDNPKVPQALIASRDGDVTRDPYRKPGTPGLQDGHVVPTIYESMTGLLVTRSDRVDRYVRPFVTQDAEDNQDKNTDLGKLWAFYWDRNRAFTEWYVAAERAKGAKVSIPPSTMSTAYWQSQLPNLWKTIDNRGPGHFEPSPWLPVRWAEHQLKEFDAAPVLGYLHRPIKVSMQDEHGKRLKPALQAKALQAGWLKALDTLPDGQKPVRVFYDTTNNAEAEIALTNALHSLNTDGHGLDVGNVDEGYDIGRRLGNTGVSSALVEINLATIASYHDGGASAVVYAGSDGSLTVQMISPPDEARKAKNQQNRGADPFKYGLPSVGRS, from the coding sequence ATGAAGATCCACCAGCCCTCCCCTAAGACAAGACCCAACCTGAAACCGTATCAGATGATCGCTGGGGTGCTAATTGTGCTCTGGCTCAGCTTTATCTGGATTGTCCAACTCAAAGCACAGGAAACCGGCATGGTACTTCGCGACATGAAACCCGTCATGGCTTGGGGCATTGCCGCTATTGTCGGCCCGCTGCTGGTGATCTTTGGCACTCACTGGTGGGGCAATGTCCTGGCCAGTGAGAAGGCAGAGCTTGCCAATTATCGAAAACAGATAGAGGCCAAAAACGCCGAACAGCAGGCCACACAAGCGCGGACCTACGCCCTGGAAATTCGGGGAGTGGGACTTGGAATTTACACAGACGGCCAGTCCAAAATCTGGCAGTTCATAAAAAAGAAAAACGACAATTTTTCTTCGATTTACTCGCAGGACGCGAAAGACTACAACCCTTCACTAACCTCCAGGAGAAACTCTGCAGGCATCAAAGTCCGTATCGCATTCAAAAATTCAGCGGGTGAATCAGTGGCATACTGGCCAATCCCGGTGTTTGCGCTAGGGCCGCCTGATCCTTACGCAAGCGGTTTCAGTGCATCGGGCCTGATCAGTTCAGGTCGTAATGCTGCAACCTTGGGCGTTACCCAGTTCCTGTGGCAGGACGATGAGAGCACGGCCCATGCGCAAGGCATGATCGAGCGGCTGTTCACGTTTTTTGACGATAACCCCAAGGTGCCACAGGCCTTGATCGCAAGCCGTGACGGTGACGTAACACGAGACCCTTACCGCAAACCCGGCACACCGGGATTGCAGGATGGCCATGTGGTTCCGACGATCTACGAGAGTATGACTGGCCTTCTGGTCACGCGCTCAGACCGGGTTGACCGCTACGTACGCCCTTTCGTCACCCAAGACGCCGAGGATAATCAGGACAAAAACACTGACTTGGGCAAGCTGTGGGCATTTTATTGGGACCGGAACAGAGCATTTACGGAGTGGTATGTAGCGGCCGAGCGTGCCAAAGGCGCTAAAGTCTCTATCCCCCCCAGCACTATGTCGACCGCCTACTGGCAATCGCAACTCCCTAACTTGTGGAAAACCATCGACAACCGTGGCCCAGGCCATTTCGAACCGTCCCCCTGGCTGCCGGTGCGTTGGGCCGAACACCAACTGAAAGAGTTCGACGCAGCGCCAGTGCTGGGCTACCTGCACCGTCCGATCAAGGTTTCCATGCAGGACGAGCACGGCAAGCGCCTCAAACCCGCGTTGCAGGCCAAGGCCTTGCAGGCAGGTTGGCTCAAGGCCCTCGACACGCTGCCCGATGGGCAAAAACCGGTGCGCGTGTTCTACGACACTACTAACAACGCTGAAGCAGAAATCGCCCTGACCAACGCCTTGCACAGCCTCAATACCGACGGCCATGGCCTGGACGTGGGCAATGTCGACGAGGGCTATGACATCGGTCGACGCCTGGGCAATACCGGCGTCAGCAGCGCGCTGGTGGAAATCAACCTGGCCACCATCGCCAGCTACCACGATGGCGGTGCCAGTGCCGTGGTGTACGCCGGCAGCGACGGCAGCCTCACCGTGCAGATGATCAGCCCGCCCGATGAGGCACGCAAAGCGAAAAACCAGCAAAACCGTGGCGCTGACCCCTTCAAGTATGGCCTGCCAAGTGTCGGACGATCCTAG
- a CDS encoding FMN-dependent NADH-azoreductase, which produces MTTSQQPLAPVRILRLIASPNAGASESLKLSQQILFALANQSGRRGIQLTNLDLNTLAPVDAPYAQALANQGVVVASGQEGTLTRSDELIDQLLACDVLLIATPMHNYSVPASLKTWIDQVVRVGKTFLGTAKGKVGTLADRPVYVAIASGGAISGPNARQPDFLRPYLSAVLATIGLNHVDYFTVEGTAKGVESLNTGRATAYGEVQAFFSKSRQRVDQVYSPR; this is translated from the coding sequence ATGACAACGTCCCAGCAGCCACTTGCTCCTGTGCGTATTCTTCGCCTGATCGCCAGCCCCAATGCAGGCGCTTCTGAAAGTCTGAAACTGTCCCAGCAGATCCTGTTCGCCCTGGCCAACCAGTCCGGCAGAAGGGGCATCCAGTTGACCAATCTTGACCTCAACACCTTGGCCCCAGTCGATGCGCCATACGCCCAGGCGTTAGCCAATCAGGGCGTGGTCGTAGCGAGCGGCCAGGAAGGTACGTTGACCCGTTCCGACGAATTGATCGACCAACTGCTGGCCTGCGACGTACTGCTGATTGCCACGCCGATGCACAACTACAGCGTGCCCGCCTCGCTCAAGACGTGGATCGACCAAGTGGTGCGCGTGGGCAAAACGTTTCTCGGCACCGCCAAAGGCAAAGTGGGCACGCTGGCGGATCGGCCGGTTTACGTCGCGATAGCCAGCGGTGGCGCGATCAGCGGCCCAAATGCCCGGCAACCCGATTTTCTGCGCCCCTACCTGTCCGCCGTCCTCGCCACCATTGGGCTGAATCACGTGGACTACTTTACCGTTGAAGGTACGGCCAAGGGGGTGGAGTCACTGAATACTGGAAGAGCAACAGCGTACGGTGAAGTGCAGGCGTTCTTCAGTAAGAGTAGGCAAAGAGTGGATCAAGTCTATAGTCCGCGTTAA
- a CDS encoding helix-hairpin-helix domain-containing protein produces the protein MPFSPKERAALLALKGVGPTVITRLEQLGIESMFELSRASVTDILARASAAVGSTCWKNSPQAKAAVTAAVELAKGSLTNSSS, from the coding sequence ATGCCGTTTTCACCGAAGGAACGTGCTGCACTATTAGCGCTTAAGGGCGTAGGCCCAACCGTCATCACCAGACTTGAGCAGTTGGGTATCGAATCAATGTTCGAGTTGAGCAGGGCCAGCGTTACCGACATCTTGGCCCGGGCATCCGCTGCCGTAGGGTCGACATGCTGGAAAAATAGTCCTCAAGCAAAAGCAGCGGTGACCGCCGCCGTCGAGCTTGCGAAAGGCTCGTTAACGAATAGCTCATCCTGA
- a CDS encoding effector protein Tle3 domain-containing protein, which translates to MSGDQITVAESVTRLVPNFSTERKMEVPADLPGVVIFLHGVNDPGASYESVETGLCQGVNERLDRPDLKAGRYGADYNAAKKIPIQDLGEDHKATLDDPDTFLYQRDTADPNTRSLMIPFYWGYRAEPGEIKRDKNNDPTKLRDQYQDVFENRLDRHFAKGGGFFANATNNLLEMYSQGFAKLVRHVAQVQLSNTQYMGKGPHRRYFVFAATRLAMLVSEIRRVSPDETITIMGHSQGTLITLLAQAMLIDKGQRCADTVIMVDTPYSVLPKATPKGHDTLATLINIATAVTQAPHAQPPLSALRDSKTYGGRTGPKWSPTQGSRKDKVGNLTVFPERDNRGKVYLYFCPDDTTVALDDVHGIGTYGVPNALADGKPAMAALQSLRFYQRMWTKRHRNGEPVLVGEAIQQTVLRAEGEPRYPGGWSAAAVASQASIAKGEERLINAEPLNPPHAPQMFGGEAVTGTPTQAGLDSPDDVSIRSALGNPEAKFKWFKVRTNPTRIDLEEERARWNSGKEPGDQTAAIRQKPVSGNAMLKTQDHYVIFREETPNEIKARMPVDPDEMDPNSYHSAVLRSPENQRWVTAMDIAIGQAHSLDDPAMREVLVAIADWKMDEAAFTKTSTLPAWERLSEEAQALVTASYQYYQSGLFPPSGLVSLKPPTAIANAPDKGVRR; encoded by the coding sequence ATGAGTGGCGATCAAATTACCGTGGCTGAAAGCGTCACCCGGCTGGTACCCAATTTCAGTACCGAACGCAAAATGGAGGTGCCCGCCGACCTGCCAGGGGTGGTGATCTTCTTGCACGGCGTGAATGACCCGGGGGCTTCATACGAATCGGTGGAGACGGGGTTGTGTCAGGGGGTGAATGAGCGTTTGGATCGGCCTGATCTTAAGGCGGGGCGGTATGGGGCTGACTACAATGCTGCAAAAAAAATCCCGATTCAGGACCTCGGTGAAGATCACAAAGCCACACTCGATGATCCAGACACGTTTCTTTATCAGCGAGACACGGCCGACCCCAATACCCGCAGCCTGATGATCCCGTTTTATTGGGGCTATCGCGCCGAGCCTGGCGAGATCAAGCGCGATAAAAATAACGACCCGACCAAACTGCGCGACCAATATCAGGACGTGTTCGAGAACCGTCTGGACCGGCACTTTGCCAAGGGCGGCGGTTTTTTCGCCAACGCCACCAACAACCTGCTGGAAATGTACAGCCAAGGCTTTGCCAAGCTTGTCCGGCACGTTGCGCAAGTCCAACTATCCAACACCCAGTACATGGGAAAAGGGCCCCACCGGCGTTACTTTGTGTTCGCAGCAACGCGTTTGGCCATGTTGGTCAGTGAGATCCGCCGTGTATCGCCTGATGAAACCATCACCATCATGGGCCACAGTCAAGGCACCTTGATTACCCTGCTTGCTCAAGCCATGCTGATCGACAAGGGCCAACGCTGTGCCGACACCGTCATCATGGTGGACACGCCTTACAGTGTGCTGCCAAAGGCCACACCCAAAGGCCACGACACACTCGCGACATTGATCAACATCGCCACCGCAGTCACCCAGGCACCCCATGCCCAGCCGCCGTTGTCCGCGCTCAGGGACAGCAAGACCTACGGCGGTCGCACGGGCCCCAAGTGGTCACCCACACAGGGCTCGCGCAAGGACAAGGTGGGTAACCTGACCGTTTTCCCCGAACGTGACAACCGCGGCAAGGTGTACCTGTACTTTTGCCCGGACGACACCACGGTCGCCCTGGACGACGTTCATGGCATCGGTACCTATGGGGTACCCAATGCCTTGGCTGACGGTAAACCGGCGATGGCGGCGTTGCAGTCCTTGCGCTTTTACCAGCGCATGTGGACCAAGCGTCATCGCAACGGCGAGCCGGTACTGGTCGGCGAAGCCATTCAACAAACCGTGCTGCGTGCCGAGGGTGAACCCCGCTACCCTGGCGGCTGGTCGGCCGCCGCCGTGGCCTCACAAGCATCAATCGCGAAAGGTGAAGAGCGCCTGATCAATGCCGAACCTTTGAACCCGCCCCATGCGCCACAGATGTTTGGCGGCGAGGCGGTAACCGGCACCCCCACCCAGGCAGGCCTGGACAGCCCTGATGACGTGAGCATCCGCTCCGCGCTGGGCAACCCGGAGGCCAAGTTCAAATGGTTCAAGGTGCGTACCAACCCTACCCGAATCGACCTGGAAGAAGAACGTGCCCGGTGGAACAGCGGCAAAGAGCCCGGCGATCAAACTGCAGCCATACGTCAAAAACCGGTATCGGGTAATGCAATGCTGAAGACCCAGGATCATTACGTCATTTTCCGCGAAGAGACGCCCAATGAAATCAAGGCCCGAATGCCCGTAGATCCGGATGAAATGGACCCTAACAGCTACCACTCAGCCGTTCTGCGCAGCCCGGAGAACCAACGCTGGGTAACGGCGATGGACATTGCTATTGGCCAGGCTCACAGCCTCGATGATCCCGCTATGCGGGAGGTGTTGGTAGCGATTGCAGATTGGAAGATGGATGAAGCCGCCTTCACAAAAACCTCTACATTACCGGCTTGGGAAAGACTGAGTGAAGAGGCCCAAGCATTGGTGACTGCGAGTTATCAGTATTATCAGAGCGGCCTGTTTCCGCCTTCTGGACTGGTATCACTTAAGCCACCTACCGCAATAGCCAATGCTCCTGACAAAGGAGTACGCCGATGA
- a CDS encoding GNAT family N-acetyltransferase → MTFTSHNFVPSVLDLNDTALRPLDSTQDLRSAFPVMQQLRPHLTSEADFISRIERMRVDGYRLIGAYDSGVLVALAGYRLQENLVYGAFLYVDDLVTAEAQRGGHWGSRLLQGLERLARASGCARLVLDTGLANARAQRFYFREGLLTGALRFQKQFVTP, encoded by the coding sequence ATGACATTCACTTCGCACAACTTCGTACCCAGCGTGCTCGATCTGAACGACACCGCCCTGCGTCCCTTGGACAGCACCCAAGATCTGCGCAGCGCATTCCCGGTAATGCAGCAATTGCGCCCACACCTGACCAGCGAAGCCGACTTCATCAGCCGCATCGAGCGTATGCGCGTTGACGGCTATCGCCTGATTGGCGCCTACGACTCAGGCGTTCTCGTGGCGCTGGCGGGTTACCGCCTCCAGGAAAACCTGGTCTACGGCGCATTCCTGTATGTCGATGACCTGGTAACCGCCGAGGCTCAGCGCGGTGGTCATTGGGGTTCGCGCTTATTGCAGGGCTTGGAACGACTGGCCCGTGCCAGCGGTTGTGCACGCCTGGTGCTCGACACGGGTTTGGCTAACGCCCGCGCACAACGGTTCTACTTCCGCGAAGGCCTGTTGACCGGTGCTCTGCGCTTTCAAAAACAGTTCGTTACGCCATAA
- a CDS encoding type VI lipase adapter Tla3 domain-containing protein: MVLRNMKPVTAWGVAAIVGPLLVIFGTHWWGNALASDKAELTNYRNQIEGKNAEQQATQARTYALEIRGVGLGIYTDGQSKIWQFIKKKNDNFSSIYSRDAKDYSPSLDDREISRDIKVRIAFKNSAGEAVAYWPIPVFALGPPDPYASGFSASGLISSGRNAATLGVTQFLWQDDESTAHAQGMIERLFTFFDDNPKVPQALIASRDGDVTRDPYRKPGTPGLQDGHVVPTIYESMTGLLVTRSDRVDRYVRPFVTQDAEDNQDKNTDLGKLWAFYWDRNRAFTEWYVAAERAKGAKVSIPPSTMSTAYWQSQLPNLWKTIDNRGPGHFEPSPWLPVRWAEHQLKEFDAAPVLGYLHRPIKVSMQDEHGKRLKPALQAKALQAGWLKALDTLPDGQKPVRVFYDTTNNAEAEIALTNALHSLNTDGHGLDVGNVDEGYDIGRRLGNTGVSSALVEINLATIASYHDGGASAVVYAGSDGSLTVQMISPPDEARKAKNQQNRGADPFKHGLPSVGRPKA; the protein is encoded by the coding sequence ATGGTACTTCGCAACATGAAACCCGTCACGGCCTGGGGCGTTGCCGCTATTGTCGGCCCGCTGCTGGTGATCTTTGGCACTCACTGGTGGGGCAATGCCCTGGCAAGTGATAAGGCAGAGCTTACCAATTATCGAAACCAGATAGAGGGCAAAAACGCCGAACAGCAGGCCACGCAAGCGCGGACCTACGCCCTGGAAATTCGGGGAGTCGGACTTGGAATTTACACAGACGGCCAGTCCAAAATCTGGCAGTTCATAAAAAAGAAAAACGACAATTTTTCTTCGATTTACTCGCGGGACGCGAAAGACTACAGCCCGTCATTAGACGACAGGGAAATTTCCCGAGATATCAAAGTGCGTATTGCATTCAAGAATTCAGCTGGTGAGGCAGTGGCTTACTGGCCGATTCCGGTGTTTGCGCTTGGGCCGCCTGATCCTTATGCAAGCGGTTTCAGTGCATCGGGCCTGATCAGTTCAGGTCGTAATGCTGCAACCTTGGGCGTTACCCAGTTCCTGTGGCAAGACGATGAGAGCACGGCCCATGCGCAAGGCATGATCGAGCGGCTGTTCACGTTTTTTGACGATAACCCCAAGGTGCCACAGGCCTTGATCGCAAGCCGTGACGGTGACGTAACACGAGACCCTTACCGCAAACCCGGCACACCGGGATTGCAGGATGGCCATGTGGTTCCGACGATCTACGAGAGTATGACTGGCCTTCTGGTCACGCGCTCAGACCGGGTTGACCGCTACGTGCGCCCTTTCGTCACCCAAGACGCCGAGGATAATCAGGACAAAAACACTGACCTGGGCAAGCTGTGGGCATTTTACTGGGACCGGAACAGAGCATTTACGGAGTGGTATGTAGCGGCCGAGCGTGCCAAAGGCGCTAAAGTCTCTATCCCCCCCAGCACTATGTCGACCGCCTACTGGCAATCGCAACTACCTAACTTGTGGAAAACCATCGACAACCGTGGCCCAGGCCATTTCGAACCGTCTCCCTGGCTGCCCGTGCGTTGGGCCGAACACCAACTGAAAGAGTTCGACGCAGCGCCAGTGCTGGGCTACCTGCATCGCCCGATCAAGGTTTCCATGCAGGACGAGCACGGCAAGCGCCTCAAACCCGCGTTGCAAGCCAAGGCCTTGCAGGCAGGCTGGCTCAAGGCCCTCGACACGCTGCCCGATGGGCAAAAACCGGTGCGCGTGTTCTACGACACCACTAACAACGCTGAAGCAGAAATCGCCCTGACCAACGCCTTGCACAGCCTCAATACCGACGGCCATGGCCTGGACGTGGGCAATGTCGACGAGGGCTATGACATCGGTCGACGCCTGGGCAATACCGGCGTCAGCAGCGCGCTGGTGGAAATCAACCTGGCCACCATCGCCAGCTACCACGATGGCGGTGCCAGCGCCGTGGTGTACGCGGGCAGCGACGGCAGCCTCACCGTGCAGATGATCAGCCCGCCAGATGAGGCACGCAAAGCGAAAAACCAGCAGAACCGTGGCGCTGACCCCTTCAAGCATGGCCTCCCAAGTGTCGGGCGACCCAAGGCATGA
- a CDS encoding type VI lipase adapter Tla3 domain-containing protein, which yields MANLKPHQQIAGVLLVLWIGSIWIVQLKAQEIGMVLRDMKPIMAWGIAAIVGSLLVIFGTHWWGNALASEKAELANYRKQIEAKNAEQQATQARTYALEIRGVGLGIYTDGQSKIWQFIKKKNDNYASIYSRDAKDYNPSLTSRENSADIKVRIAFKNSAGESVAYWPIPVFALGPPDPYAKGYRAAGLINEGRNAATLGVTQFLWQDDESTTHAQGMIERLFTFFDDNPKVPQALIASQDGDVARDPYRKPGTPGLENGHVVPTIYENATGLLVTRSDRVDRYIRPFVSHDAEDNQNKNTDFGRLWAFYWDRSKTFLDWYKADEHAKGAKAPALSYTISSAYWQSQLPNLWKTIDNRGPGHFEPSPWLPVRWAEHQLKEFDAAPVLGYLHRPIKVSMQDEHGKRLKPALQAKALQAGWLKALDTLPAGQKPVRVFYDTTNNAEAEIALTNALHSLNTDGHGLGVGNVDEGYDIGRRLGNTGVSSALVEINLATIASYHDGGASAVVYAGSDGSLTVQMISPPDEARKAKNQQNRGADPFKYGLPSAGPPKA from the coding sequence TTGGCCAACCTCAAACCTCATCAGCAGATCGCCGGGGTGCTGCTTGTGCTCTGGATCGGCTCTATCTGGATTGTCCAACTCAAAGCACAGGAAATCGGCATGGTACTTCGCGACATGAAACCCATCATGGCCTGGGGCATTGCTGCTATTGTCGGCTCGCTGCTGGTTATCTTTGGCACTCACTGGTGGGGCAATGCCCTGGCAAGTGAGAAGGCAGAGCTTGCCAATTACCGAAAACAGATAGAGGCCAAAAACGCCGAACAGCAGGCCACGCAAGCGCGGACCTACGCCCTGGAAATTCGGGGAGTGGGTCTAGGAATTTACACAGACGGCCAGTCCAAAATCTGGCAGTTCATCAAAAAGAAGAACGACAACTACGCTTCGATTTACTCGCGGGACGCGAAAGACTACAACCCGTCATTAACATCTAGGGAGAACTCCGCGGACATCAAAGTCCGTATCGCATTCAAGAATTCAGCAGGTGAATCAGTGGCATACTGGCCAATCCCCGTGTTTGCGCTTGGGCCGCCAGATCCCTACGCAAAGGGCTACAGAGCTGCAGGCCTGATCAATGAAGGGCGTAATGCTGCGACTTTGGGCGTTACCCAGTTTCTGTGGCAAGACGATGAAAGCACTACACATGCACAAGGCATGATCGAACGACTGTTCACGTTTTTTGACGATAACCCCAAGGTGCCACAGGCCTTGATCGCGAGCCAGGACGGTGACGTGGCGCGTGACCCTTATCGCAAACCGGGCACACCGGGATTGGAAAATGGCCACGTGGTACCGACTATCTACGAAAACGCGACTGGCCTGTTGGTCACGCGCTCAGACCGAGTGGACCGCTACATTCGCCCCTTCGTCAGCCATGACGCCGAGGATAATCAGAACAAAAACACTGACTTTGGCAGGTTGTGGGCGTTTTATTGGGACCGGAGCAAGACATTTCTAGACTGGTATAAAGCCGACGAACATGCAAAAGGCGCTAAAGCACCAGCACTCTCCTACACCATATCCAGCGCCTACTGGCAATCGCAACTACCTAACTTGTGGAAAACCATCGACAACCGTGGCCCAGGCCATTTCGAACCGTCCCCCTGGCTGCCGGTGCGTTGGGCCGAACACCAGCTGAAAGAGTTCGACGCAGCGCCAGTGCTGGGCTATCTGCACCGTCCGATCAAGGTTTCCATGCAGGACGAGCACGGCAAGCGCCTCAAACCCGCGTTGCAGGCCAAGGCCTTGCAAGCAGGTTGGCTCAAGGCCCTCGACACGCTGCCCGCTGGGCAAAAACCTGTGCGCGTGTTCTACGACACCACTAACAACGCTGAGGCAGAAATCGCCCTGACCAACGCCTTGCACAGCCTCAATACCGATGGCCATGGCCTGGGCGTGGGCAATGTCGACGAGGGCTATGACATCGGTCGACGCCTGGGCAATACCGGCGTCAGCAGCGCGTTGGTGGAAATCAACCTGGCCACCATCGCCAGCTACCACGACGGCGGTGCCAGTGCCGTGGTGTACGCCGGCAGCGACGGCAGCCTCACCGTGCAGATGATCAGCCCGCCAGATGAGGCACGCAAAGCGAAAAACCAGCAGAACCGTGGCGCTGACCCCTTCAAGTACGGCCTGCCAAGTGCCGGACCACCCAAGGCATGA
- a CDS encoding PAAR domain-containing protein: MNHPICLGDPTSSGGSVLSCQLAGTHTVNGKTPAVLGDKASCPLHKGIFAFVEGHPSRRMNGRPVVLHGHRLACGCHGVASHALTVSVE, encoded by the coding sequence ATGAACCATCCGATCTGCCTGGGCGACCCCACCAGCAGCGGGGGCAGCGTGCTGTCATGCCAACTGGCTGGCACCCACACCGTCAACGGTAAAACACCAGCGGTGCTGGGCGACAAGGCTAGTTGCCCGCTTCACAAAGGGATTTTTGCCTTTGTCGAAGGGCATCCAAGCCGACGCATGAATGGTAGGCCGGTGGTGCTGCATGGCCATCGGCTGGCATGCGGGTGCCACGGCGTGGCCAGCCATGCGCTGACTGTGAGCGTCGAGTAG
- a CDS encoding PLP-dependent aminotransferase family protein gives MMTPPTPSFAPLQEQSGLPLYRQLYDRVLAAVAAGTLSPGDRLPSARAMAKDLGVARGTVELAYSLLVSEGYLLALGQKGTVVNPELQKPVSTATALPVSSPVIEDCADSLWRPPQLLPFQMGVPALDAFPRKIWARLGARYLRGMRLGDLDYPAPHGLAALRSAIASYLQVSRGIDCGAHQVFITSGWRNSLSLVAHTLLQPGERAWVEDPGYPTTRQVLRQFGLALEAVPVDADGMNVEQAIAASRPAQVAMVTPGHQSPLSMALSLPRRQLLLDWAARTGAWIVEDDYDGEYRYVSRPLPALASLDRHGRVLYAGTFSKVLFPGIRLAYLVVPQAQVAAFERVGRALFAAGSPSITQALVAEFAAEGHFARHIQRMRRLYNERRAVTLEALERTLPRGMQVERSPGGMHLVLRLPEEVSDTALAEQLLAKGMSVQALSRWAASSQRQSGLLLSFTNCATAAPGEQLGTLISQLLS, from the coding sequence ATGATGACTCCCCCCACGCCGTCTTTTGCACCCTTGCAAGAGCAGTCCGGTTTGCCTCTGTATCGTCAACTCTACGACCGCGTGCTGGCTGCCGTTGCCGCCGGCACGTTGTCTCCCGGTGACCGCTTGCCGTCGGCGCGCGCCATGGCCAAGGACCTGGGGGTGGCCCGTGGTACCGTCGAACTGGCCTATTCGCTGCTGGTCAGCGAGGGTTACCTTCTGGCGCTCGGGCAGAAAGGCACCGTGGTCAACCCCGAACTGCAGAAGCCTGTATCGACGGCCACCGCGTTACCGGTCAGCAGCCCAGTGATCGAAGACTGTGCTGATTCGCTCTGGCGTCCGCCGCAACTGTTGCCGTTCCAGATGGGGGTGCCGGCGCTGGATGCATTTCCGCGCAAGATATGGGCGCGCCTCGGTGCTCGGTATCTGCGCGGGATGCGCCTGGGGGACCTGGACTATCCGGCCCCCCACGGCCTGGCGGCGTTGCGCAGCGCCATCGCCTCGTACCTGCAGGTGTCCCGAGGTATCGATTGCGGTGCTCATCAGGTGTTCATCACCAGCGGTTGGCGCAATAGCCTGTCGTTGGTCGCGCATACCTTGTTGCAGCCAGGCGAGCGCGCCTGGGTGGAAGACCCGGGCTATCCCACTACGCGCCAGGTGCTTCGCCAGTTCGGCTTGGCGCTCGAAGCGGTGCCGGTCGATGCCGATGGAATGAATGTGGAGCAGGCCATCGCCGCTTCTCGGCCGGCTCAGGTGGCCATGGTGACACCGGGGCATCAGAGCCCGCTGTCCATGGCGCTGTCGCTGCCGCGCCGACAGTTGCTACTGGATTGGGCTGCCCGCACCGGTGCCTGGATCGTCGAGGACGATTACGATGGCGAGTATCGCTACGTCAGTCGTCCACTTCCTGCGCTGGCCAGCCTGGATCGCCATGGGCGCGTGCTGTATGCCGGCACCTTCAGCAAAGTGCTGTTCCCTGGCATTCGGCTGGCTTACCTGGTGGTGCCGCAGGCTCAGGTGGCAGCGTTCGAGCGCGTGGGCCGAGCCTTGTTCGCGGCCGGATCACCGTCCATTACCCAGGCCTTGGTGGCGGAGTTCGCTGCCGAGGGGCACTTCGCTCGGCATATTCAACGCATGCGCCGACTGTACAACGAGCGACGGGCAGTGACCCTCGAAGCGCTGGAGCGAACATTGCCCAGGGGTATGCAGGTGGAGCGCTCGCCAGGCGGCATGCACCTGGTACTGCGTTTGCCGGAGGAGGTGAGCGACACAGCCCTGGCCGAGCAGCTGCTGGCCAAGGGCATGTCGGTACAAGCGTTGTCGCGCTGGGCTGCCTCATCGCAGCGCCAGTCAGGCCTGCTGCTGAGTTTTACCAACTGTGCCACGGCTGCTCCGGGCGAGCAGCTTGGCACTTTGATCAGCCAGCTCCTCAGTTGA
- a CDS encoding carboxymuconolactone decarboxylase family protein has translation MNNRLDYFKLSPQASNKLVELTLQLSKKPPLAELAHLIMLRASQLNGCAFCVDMHVKEAKIHGERELRLHHVAVWRESQLFSPVERAALEWTEALTQLPPHGVSNSLYARVREQFSEQELSDLTFLIVAINGWNRLNVAFQAVPGSSDELFGLNKANLN, from the coding sequence ATGAACAACCGCCTTGACTACTTCAAGCTGTCTCCCCAAGCGTCCAACAAACTGGTCGAGCTCACCCTGCAGCTGAGCAAGAAGCCGCCACTGGCCGAGCTTGCCCACCTGATCATGCTACGGGCTTCGCAGCTCAACGGCTGTGCGTTCTGCGTGGATATGCATGTGAAAGAGGCCAAGATCCATGGCGAGCGCGAGCTGCGTCTTCACCATGTCGCCGTCTGGCGTGAATCGCAGCTGTTCTCGCCAGTAGAGCGAGCGGCGCTGGAGTGGACTGAAGCCCTGACCCAACTGCCGCCTCATGGTGTTTCCAACAGCCTGTATGCACGTGTGCGCGAGCAGTTTTCCGAGCAGGAGCTGTCGGACTTGACGTTCCTGATCGTTGCCATCAACGGCTGGAATCGCCTCAATGTGGCTTTCCAGGCGGTCCCGGGCTCGTCCGATGAGCTGTTCGGCCTGAACAAGGCCAACCTCAACTGA